The proteins below are encoded in one region of uncultured Eubacteriales bacterium:
- a CDS encoding conserved hypothetical protein (Evidence 4 : Homologs of previously reported genes of unknown function): MEVEINLEPGRSEPKVIILTGEITPAVADLARRLTSGELRFLPGWQDGEVFLLDPKQIRRIWAEEQIVLARTENATFSLKLRLYELEDRLAGSSFLRVSHGEIVNFDHVKSLDFSMAGALSLRLDSGDAVFVSRRYMAKIKSYLGI; the protein is encoded by the coding sequence ATGGAGGTTGAAATTAATCTGGAGCCAGGTAGGAGCGAGCCCAAAGTCATCATCCTTACGGGTGAGATAACCCCCGCCGTCGCCGATCTGGCTCGCCGTCTTACTTCCGGGGAGCTGCGCTTTCTGCCCGGTTGGCAGGATGGGGAGGTGTTTCTTCTGGACCCCAAGCAGATTCGGCGCATCTGGGCCGAGGAGCAGATCGTGCTGGCCCGGACGGAAAATGCAACCTTCTCATTGAAACTTCGGCTTTACGAGCTGGAGGACCGCCTGGCGGGTTCTTCGTTCCTGCGCGTTTCCCACGGCGAGATCGTCAACTTCGACCATGTAAAAAGCCTGGATTTCAGCATGGCGGGCGCGCTGAGCCTGCGGCTGGACAGCGGCGACGCCGTTTTTGTCTCCCGGCGGTATATGGCAAAGATCAAGTCTTATCTGGGTATTTAG
- a CDS encoding conserved membrane hypothetical protein (Evidence 4 : Homologs of previously reported genes of unknown function): MTLKKALLRGLVGIPLMVTLSYAITIITSLFWGGGLYSPVTPAFVNAMGNESSAVALQFFLTALMGYDFAAASAVWQFERWSLTAQTVCHFSLISLGTFPVAWICHWTEYIPGGLLSYFGIFAAIYLVIWLSITAAVRRKVRAVNQKLQNR, encoded by the coding sequence ATGACGCTGAAAAAGGCGCTTTTGCGCGGCCTCGTCGGCATTCCCCTCATGGTGACCTTATCCTATGCGATCACTATCATTACCTCTCTCTTCTGGGGCGGGGGGCTCTACTCCCCCGTCACACCCGCCTTTGTAAACGCTATGGGCAATGAGAGCAGCGCGGTGGCCCTGCAATTTTTTCTCACGGCCCTAATGGGCTATGACTTTGCGGCCGCCTCCGCCGTCTGGCAGTTTGAGCGGTGGAGCCTGACAGCCCAGACAGTGTGCCACTTTTCCCTCATCTCTCTGGGCACCTTCCCCGTGGCCTGGATCTGCCACTGGACAGAATATATCCCCGGCGGACTTCTGAGCTACTTCGGTATTTTTGCGGCCATCTACCTGGTCATCTGGCTCTCCATTACTGCCGCCGTACGCAGGAAGGTTCGGGCAGTAAACCAAAAGCTGCAAAACCGGTAA